Proteins encoded in a region of the Anguilla anguilla isolate fAngAng1 chromosome 10, fAngAng1.pri, whole genome shotgun sequence genome:
- the LOC118206802 gene encoding MOB kinase activator 1B yields MSFLFGSRSSKTFKPKKNIPEGSHQYELLKHAEATLGSGNLRMAVMLPDGEDLNEWVAVNTVDFFNQINMLYGTITDFCTEESCPLMSAGPKYEYHWADGTNIKKPIKCSAPKYIDYLMTWVQDQLDDETLFPSKIGVPFPKNFMSVAKTILKRLFRVYAHIYHQHFDAVIQLQEEAHLNTSFKHFIFFVQEFNLIDRKELAPLQELIEKLTSKDR; encoded by the exons ATGAGCTTTTTGTT CGGAAGTCGCTCGTCAAAGACGTTCAAGCCGAAGAAGAACATTCCGGAAGGGTCGCACCAGTACGAGCTGCTGAAGCATGCGGAGGCCACGCTGGGGAGCGGGAACCTGCGCATGGCCGTCATGCTGCCCGACGGCGAGGACCTCAACGAGTGGGTGGCCGTCAACA CTGTAGATTTCTTCAACCAGATCAACATGCTTTACGGGACCATCACCGACTTCTGCACGGAGGAGAGCTGTCCCCTCATGTCCGCCGGGCCCAA gTATGAGTACCATTGGGCTGATGGGACCAATATAAAAAAGCCAATCAAATGCTCTGCGCCCAAGTATATTGATTACCTAATGACCTGGGTGCAGGATCAGCTCGATGATGAAACGCTGTTCCCTTCGAAAATAG GTGTCCCCTTTCCGAAGAACTTCATGTCGGTGGCAAAGACCATCCTCAAACGTCTTTTCCGGGTGTACGCCCACATTTACCACCAACACTTTGACGCCGTCATCCAGCTTCAGGAAGAGGCCCACCTGAACACGTCTTTCAAGCACTTTATCTTTTTTGTTCAG GAATTTAATCTGATAGACAGAAAAGAACTGGCGCCGCTGCAGGAGCTGATCGAGAAGCTGACGTCCAAGGACAGATAA
- the grsf1 gene encoding G-rich sequence factor 1: protein MASGHCRSLLTSSIFRSFNARYINSRKIWECNWAARTLAMVKDSSGRPQFYHHWTAAHLRHLRIFSLRNVLSLQKLSTETGVPFNEGDYPPLPEYNSNPEPDRKEVFIVRLKGLPWSCTAEDLLKFFSECQIRDGVNGIHLTVNKQGKQNGQAFIELEQEVDVLKALEKHRQYMGSRYVEVYEVTNREAEEILTQPDHPPAQDGVVKLRGLPYNCTEEDVARFFSGLEIVPGGVTLVTSNRGRNTGHGYVQFASQEMADQALEKHKEAMGNRYIEVFPSQKSEIQSQRRKREEVSPSLPPAEPEPEPESKTTDSVPISNAVPRMAVHYVHMRGLPFQATGRDIVNFFSPVRLKKILIEYGPDGRASGEADVFFASHEDALSAMSKDKAYMQERYIELFLNSPGQ, encoded by the exons ATGGCCAGTGGACATTGCAGGTCTTTGCTGACCTCTTCAATATTTAGAAGTTTTAACGCAAGATATATTAATTCCAGGAAAATTTGGGAATGTAATTGGGCAGCCAGAACTCTGGCGATGGTAAAAGACTCAAGTGGACGTCCACAGTTCTATCACCACTGGACAGCTGCACATCTTCGCCACCTTCGGATTTTTTCTCTCAGAAATGTATTGTCTCTGCAAAAACTGTCTACCGAG ACAGGAGTTCCTTTCAATGAAGGCGACTATCCACCTTTACCTGAATATaattcaaacccagaacctgACAGAAAGGAGGTGTTCATCGTCCGCCTTAAAGGACTTCCGTGGTCATGTACAGCTGAAGATCTCTTGAAATTTTTCTCAG AGTGCCAAATTCGTGATGGGGTGAACGGAATACATCTGACTGTAAACAAGCAGGGGAAACAGAACGGACAAGCTTTCATTGAgttggaacaggaagtggacgtCCTCAAAGCTTTGGAGAAACACAGACAGTACATGGGATCCCGATATGTGGAAG TCTATGAAGTGACAAACAGGGAAGCTGAGGAAATCCTGACGCAACCAGACCATCCCCCGGCCCAGGATGGAGTGGTCAAGCTCCGGGGCCTTCCTTACAACTGTACGGAGGAGGACGTTGCTCGGTTCTTTTCAG GTCTGGAGATAGTTCCGGGCGGGGTGACGCTGGTCACAAGCAACAGGGGGAGAAACACGGGCCACGGCTATGTGCAGTTTGCCTCGCAGGAAATGGCGGATCAGGCTTTGGAGAAGCACAAAGAGGCCATGGGCAACAG GTACATTGAGGTGTTTCCCAGCCAGAAAAGTGAAATCCAGTCccagaggagaaagagggaggaggtgtCTCCATCTTTACCTCCtgctgagcctgagcctgaacCTGAAAGCA aaactaCTGATTCAGTACCCATATCAAACGCAGTCCCCAGAATGGCTGTACACTACGTACACATGAGAGGCTTGCCATTTCAAGCGACTGGACGAGACATTGTAAAT TTCTTCTCACCGGTGAGACTGAAGAAGATTCTCATCGAGTACGGCCCAGATGGGAGAGCCAGCGGAGAGGCCGATGTGTTCTTCGCCAGCCACGAAGACGCACTGTCGGCCATGTCTAAAGACAAGGCGTACATGC AAGAACGATATATTGAGTTGTTCCTGAATTCTCCGGGACAATAA